The genome window ATTTAATCGGTCTGCATAGTTTTCTCTTTAATACCCTAAACAATTCCTTACTTTTAAAATAAAAATCAATTATCTTGAATTTAACTCTTTTAACAATGTTTACTGCACCGTTGATATCGGCATTAAATCTTAATCCATAGATAAAATCTTGATATAGTCCTCTTTCTAATCTTTTTCCTGATAATTCAATGTTTTTATTTTTCATAACTTTCCTAATATCATTAGTCAAACAATTTGCTTGACTTGTAAAATATTCTTTTTCTTTATCACTAATTTCAATGCCATATTTCTTTGCTTTGTATTTTATCATATCAATTAACAATCCAAATGGTATACTAACAAAATTTTGATTAGTTGTTTTTCCTAAATTAATACCATTTTTAGATTCTAAAATATCTCTGGAAATAATAATATGTTTTGCTTTTGATAACAATGCATATTCTATTATTCTTGCAGATATTAAATGAAACCATATCTTTATCTTTTTATTTCTATATCTAAATAACTTCCTGATTGAATAATCGTATTTTTCTTTCTCTCCAATATTATCCGATTTATCTTTCAATGATTGTAATTCTGCCTTCTTTTTATTAAACCATTGGTTAAATGATTTTATTTGTTTTCCATTTATTATTAGGCTTTCAATAGATGGATTATTGGTAAATATACTTGCTAAATTATCTAATCCTAAATCAATACTTACATAAATATTGTCATTTAGTAGTAAATTTTCCTTTAAAATTTTCTCTTTATATACGATATGCAGTTCGTATTCATCTAATCGTTTTACCAATCTAATAGATGATATTTCTTTTCTTAACATAAATTTTGGCAGTTTAAATTTTAGTTTTAGATAGTTATTTAATGTTAGTATTAATCCATTATTTTTAATCTTAAAATTATTTTTAACAAAACTAACAGAGAAATTATTTATTCTACTTAATTTCTTTGGTTTAGGTGGATTGGGTTTATTTTTGTATTTATGAGGATTTTCTTTGTAATCTTTTAAAGCATTAAAATAACTTTTATATTCATTCATTACCTGTTCTATAAGTTTTTGAACTGTGACTGATGACAGATTTTTAGATACTTCTTTTAAAGATGGGAAATAACTTGATGATTGAATTTTATTAATTATTTCAATTTCTTTAACTGATAATTGTTTTCTTGGATTTTCTACTAATGATTTTTTAAAGGCAGATATATTTAAAATAAAATATCCTTTTTCTTTGATTATCAGATATACCAAATTTTTAAAATGTTGACAGGTTTTAATAAAATCATTTGATATATCAATCTTTGTTTTATTTCTTATATGTAAGACTAGTACTCTATCTTCTATTGGCATTTACAAACTATTTTACATTTTTTATGGTACAATTATAACATAATTGTTTTTAAATATA of Venenivibrio stagnispumantis contains these proteins:
- a CDS encoding RNA-guided endonuclease InsQ/TnpB family protein: MPIEDRVLVLHIRNKTKIDISNDFIKTCQHFKNLVYLIIKEKGYFILNISAFKKSLVENPRKQLSVKEIEIINKIQSSSYFPSLKEVSKNLSSVTVQKLIEQVMNEYKSYFNALKDYKENPHKYKNKPNPPKPKKLSRINNFSVSFVKNNFKIKNNGLILTLNNYLKLKFKLPKFMLRKEISSIRLVKRLDEYELHIVYKEKILKENLLLNDNIYVSIDLGLDNLASIFTNNPSIESLIINGKQIKSFNQWFNKKKAELQSLKDKSDNIGEKEKYDYSIRKLFRYRNKKIKIWFHLISARIIEYALLSKAKHIIISRDILESKNGINLGKTTNQNFVSIPFGLLIDMIKYKAKKYGIEISDKEKEYFTSQANCLTNDIRKVMKNKNIELSGKRLERGLYQDFIYGLRFNADINGAVNIVKRVKFKIIDFYFKSKELFRVLKRKLCRPIKFNIYQLQNANLFLNRLLSIPTGISNSFSGLNAEIYKFLYIFDIFIYFCIP